The following proteins are co-located in the Takifugu flavidus isolate HTHZ2018 chromosome 16, ASM371156v2, whole genome shotgun sequence genome:
- the LOC130513152 gene encoding uncharacterized protein LOC130513152, producing the protein MAGHWYYGDVPSTWRDNGSRMPFRLKWDQVQNQGRAPGIKTRFTFDPLDAADECASQSWGPFQPILPPVPPRQAVRRVKPKEKCVSWRDLEEDEGYFSPFNKDFNAWNKPSRCVFSGSSSSPLLNHKTGFRPGSSESESHGQTPPSHQDEFLADDGHIVSGSILQPLNAPVGSLDDDRSDTGLPVLQSSMCGSVRVELNCGREQKRQVSVEVQEHMLETVHGGWTTLVEQDSTLDTSYEATFRLQVKVKSVDLLPDQPTNSSGNPSRDTMDRRSEMDWAHEKRVYLDSVKKHVSGNQGGRKDVMTELLDLMTETNCPPGSSTSQPQHPSDLTSRNYQRRFRYLRPSVTLQEWQLNNCRTGKRFANVLKDFRSHCYS; encoded by the exons ATGGCAGGACACTGGTACTATGGAGATGTGCCTTCAACGTGGAGGGATAATGGGTCCAGGATGCCTTTCAGGTTAAAGTGGGACCAGGTTCAAAATCAAGGCCGTGCTCCAGGAATAAAAACCAgattcacctttgaccccttgGACGCAGCTGATGAGTGTGCGTCTCAAAGCTGGGGTCCATTTCAGCCCATCTTACCCCCAGTACCGCCCAGGCAAGCCGTGAGAAGagtaaaaccaaaagaaaagtgTGTCAGTTGGAGAGATCTGGAAGAGGATGAGGGTTATTTCTCACCCTTCAACAAAGATTTTAATGCTTGGAATAAACCCTCCCGCTGTGTTTTCTCTGGATCTTCCTCCAGCCCTCTACTCAACCATAAAACTGGCTTCCGGCCTGGAAGTTCAGAGTCGGAAAGTCATGGGCAAACACCACCGTCTCACCAAGACGAGTTCTTGGCAGACGATGGTCACATAGTAAGTGGGTCGATTTTGCAGCCCCTGAATGCTCCTGTTGGCTCTCTAGATGATGACCGATCCGATACAGGCCTCCCAGTGCTGCAATCCTCAATGTGTGGCAGTGTCCGAGTAGAATTAAATTGTGGCAGGGAGCAAAAGAGGCAGGTGTCAGTGGAGGTGCAGGAACACATGTTGGAGACTGTCCATGGGGGTTGGACCACGCTTGTTGAGCAGGACTCCACTCTGGACACCAGTTATGAGGCCACATTTCGTCTACAAGTGAAG GTAAAATCTGTCGACTTGCTTCCTGATCAACCGACTAATTCATCAGGAAATCCTTCACGAGATACCATGGACCGACG CAGCGAAATGGACTGGGCGCATGAGAAACGCGTCTATCTTGATTCAGTCAAAAAACACGTCAGTGGCAATCAAGGAGGGCGCAAGG ATGTGATGACCGAGCTGCTGGACCTAATGACTGAGACCAACTGCCCTCCAGGCAGCAGCACTTCCCAGCCGCAGCATCCCTCTGACCTCACATCCAG GAACTACCAACGCCGTTTTCGATACCTGAGACCGTCGGTGACTCTGCAGGAGTGGCAGCTCAATAACTGCCGGACAGGGAAGCGCTTCGCCAACGTCTTGAAAGACTTTCGGAGTCATTGTTATTCCTGA